Part of the Clostridium sporogenes genome, CTTTTATTTAAATTAACTCATCCAATTACTTACAACAATAAAACTCTTAAAAACTCTTAGTTACAACAATGGAATTTTTCTAATGAAACTCTACCTTAATCTAAGAGTTACTTGATAGATAATACATATTTTTCTATATCTCTCATTTGTTCTAATGTTAAAGATAAAAACTCACATCCTACTATAAAATAACCTTCATAGGTTTCTATCCTTCTTACTATAGCCATACACCAGAAGGAAGGTTTTTCTGATAACCTTAAAGAAAAGTTTATAAAATCATCTTCCTTTAGCTCCATTTTAGTTTTTAATTTAACTCCAAATTTAGATATATCTACAACTTCCATTTTGGCTAAATCTTCACCATAATTCTCATATATACTTTTATTATTTACTCTAGGATAGTATATATATATATTGCATTCTTTTCTTTTAGCTTTTCTCTTTTCATCTTCTTTTATATAAATATATTCACTGCTTTTATATATATTTTGTTTTTTTCTCAACTTATTTCACCTCTATAATTTAGCCCCTTAAACTTTAGCATACAGCTTAAATAATTAAAATTATATTAAACATATTATATAATTATTATATCACTTAATAAAACCAAACATCTATTTGTTATTTTTTACAGAATTTTCAGTTTTTATAAAAATCAAATATAAATTTTATTTTCATATTATAATTTAATACTTTTTCTATAAATCTCCAATATTTATTCTACTCAAAACCTAATATTATTGTTATAAATTAAATTGACTTTCATTATTCTTGATGCTAAAATATTATTATAAATATTGATA contains:
- a CDS encoding PilZ domain-containing protein → MRKKQNIYKSSEYIYIKEDEKRKAKRKECNIYIYYPRVNNKSIYENYGEDLAKMEVVDISKFGVKLKTKMELKEDDFINFSLRLSEKPSFWCMAIVRRIETYEGYFIVGCEFLSLTLEQMRDIEKYVLSIK